Proteins encoded together in one Planctopirus ephydatiae window:
- a CDS encoding serine/threonine protein kinase → MLPDRIGNYIIERQLGSGGMGNVYLGRDDATGAFAAIKELPASLAREEGFVARFHREIEVLRSLNHPQIVRLYGCGTDRDTHYYAMEYVEGETLTQRLKREKRIPWREVVSLGILICGALKAAHDIGVIHRDLKPSNLLLTPDGKVKLTDFGVAQVFASGKLTATGGVIGTAEYMSPEQAQGTRSSRRSDLYSLGSVFYVMLVGKPPFQGSSAAEILNKHRFGQFDKPKSFLPELPSLVDEIVCQLLEKDPSKRPPDAYVLGKKLQEIQRRVDFQIEAAQGTYHSRLEGGETTSRQPAGSPSSDFPPIELGPTFVRDLVRAEIDLQNRQSLFSRILNNTYVLLILFALVTGGGVYLFLNTGIEPEEQFEIAKDLLEGPPGPAWFRARDQYLIPLLQSDPVRWRDQVEPYLQKIEVYQIESTILPSRRRDRIDPPASEPERLLRLARAQLDAGDVPAAKKTFESLRILLEGNGQYEVLKTIVNNQIEALEREQVSRAERDAFIQTSFERAEKFQSEGKLENARQIWQGIITLYQDDPTATHWVEHAQSTLNSSP, encoded by the coding sequence ATGCTCCCTGATCGCATTGGCAATTACATCATCGAGCGACAACTCGGCTCAGGAGGCATGGGGAACGTCTATCTCGGACGTGACGATGCCACCGGAGCCTTCGCCGCCATTAAAGAATTGCCCGCTTCATTGGCACGCGAAGAAGGTTTCGTCGCCAGGTTCCATCGCGAAATTGAAGTCCTCCGCTCACTCAATCATCCCCAGATCGTTCGCCTTTACGGCTGCGGAACTGATCGCGATACCCACTACTACGCCATGGAGTACGTCGAAGGCGAAACTCTCACCCAACGCCTGAAACGCGAAAAACGCATCCCCTGGCGCGAAGTGGTTTCACTTGGCATTCTCATTTGCGGTGCTCTCAAAGCTGCCCACGATATCGGCGTCATTCATCGCGATCTCAAACCATCGAACCTCCTCCTCACCCCCGATGGGAAAGTCAAACTCACCGATTTCGGCGTCGCTCAAGTATTCGCCAGTGGCAAACTCACAGCCACCGGCGGCGTCATTGGCACAGCCGAATACATGTCCCCCGAACAAGCCCAGGGGACTAGATCATCCCGCCGCAGTGACCTCTATTCACTGGGCTCTGTCTTCTATGTCATGCTCGTCGGTAAACCCCCGTTTCAGGGGAGCAGTGCCGCCGAGATTCTCAACAAACACCGCTTCGGCCAGTTCGATAAGCCCAAATCCTTCCTCCCTGAACTCCCCAGCCTCGTGGATGAAATCGTCTGTCAGTTACTCGAAAAAGATCCCTCCAAACGTCCGCCAGATGCCTACGTCCTCGGGAAGAAACTGCAGGAAATCCAAAGGCGCGTCGACTTCCAGATCGAAGCGGCTCAAGGGACATACCACTCCCGGCTCGAAGGGGGAGAAACCACCTCACGTCAACCCGCGGGAAGTCCCTCCAGCGATTTTCCACCCATCGAACTCGGCCCCACGTTCGTTCGTGATCTCGTTCGCGCTGAAATCGATCTGCAGAATCGCCAGAGTCTCTTCTCACGAATTCTCAACAACACTTACGTCCTCCTGATTCTGTTTGCTTTAGTGACAGGAGGTGGCGTTTATCTGTTCCTCAACACCGGTATTGAGCCCGAAGAACAGTTCGAGATTGCCAAAGATCTGCTCGAAGGCCCGCCGGGCCCCGCCTGGTTCCGTGCCCGCGACCAGTATCTCATTCCTCTGCTGCAATCCGATCCCGTCCGCTGGCGCGATCAGGTCGAGCCTTACCTGCAGAAGATCGAGGTCTACCAGATCGAGTCGACCATTCTGCCCTCAAGGCGCAGGGATCGAATCGATCCTCCTGCTTCTGAACCCGAGCGACTTCTGCGCCTGGCCCGCGCTCAACTCGATGCCGGAGATGTCCCCGCCGCCAAAAAGACCTTTGAATCTTTGCGCATTCTGCTCGAAGGGAATGGCCAGTACGAGGTACTCAAAACCATTGTGAACAATCAGATCGAAGCTCTCGAAAGGGAGCAGGTCTCACGAGCCGAACGAGATGCCTTCATACAGACATCCTTTGAGCGAGCCGAGAAATTTCAGTCCGAAGGGAAACTCGAAAATGCCCGCCAGATCTGGCAGGGGATCATCACGCTCTACCAGGATGACCCCACCGCCACTCATTGGGTCGAACACGCCCAATCCACGCTGAATAGCTCGCCTTAA
- a CDS encoding inorganic diphosphatase: MTHAWHDVTPGEDLPSEFTAIIEIPRGSSVKYELDKETGMLRLDRMLHSAVYYPANYGFIPQTMAEDDDPLDVLVLCQEPVDPLTLVEARAIGLMTMIDCGKRDHKILAVATHDPEFNSFHEASELPPHRLAMIRRFFQDYKMLEGKQVEVDDLTSAETCFPIIREALERYSLERRRGFREAK, translated from the coding sequence ATGACTCACGCCTGGCATGACGTAACACCTGGTGAAGATCTTCCTTCAGAGTTCACCGCCATTATTGAGATCCCCCGGGGTTCCAGCGTCAAGTACGAGCTGGATAAGGAGACCGGCATGCTGCGACTGGATCGCATGCTGCACTCGGCCGTGTACTACCCCGCGAACTATGGCTTTATTCCGCAGACCATGGCTGAGGATGACGACCCGCTGGATGTGCTGGTGCTGTGTCAGGAACCGGTTGATCCGCTGACGCTCGTTGAAGCGCGGGCGATTGGTCTGATGACAATGATCGACTGTGGCAAACGGGATCATAAGATTCTGGCTGTGGCGACGCATGACCCGGAATTCAACTCATTCCACGAAGCGAGTGAGTTGCCACCTCATCGGCTGGCGATGATTCGCCGTTTCTTTCAGGATTATAAGATGCTGGAAGGAAAGCAGGTCGAAGTTGATGATCTGACCAGTGCCGAAACCTGCTTCCCGATTATTCGCGAAGCGCTGGAGAGGTACAGTCTGGAACGTCGCCGAGGTTTTCGTGAAGCCAAGTAG
- a CDS encoding glycerophosphodiester phosphodiesterase: MSASRNVGLLLFALAWFCGACFYGANLQSEETRTMRRVEIVAHRGASHDAPENTMPAVLLGWEQGADLVEIDVYLSKDQEVVLLHDKTTKRTTGVDRPVAEQTWAELSTQDAGAWKSPSYAGTKIPRLAEALASIPQGKRMLVEVKCGPEIVPYLKQEFAKSGQPPEAIVVICFQAAVCQAVREQIPEHQVYYLADIKKPKNGDKSPPTAEELVQTARRLGVHGVDLSATTDIDQKFVETIRQAGLEMHVWTVDDPELARAMCEAGVDSITTNRPAFLRAELAKPAAK, encoded by the coding sequence GTGTCTGCAAGTCGAAATGTGGGGCTGTTGCTGTTCGCTCTGGCCTGGTTTTGTGGTGCATGTTTCTACGGGGCGAATCTGCAGAGTGAGGAAACTCGCACCATGCGAAGAGTGGAGATTGTGGCTCATCGCGGTGCCTCGCACGATGCCCCGGAAAACACGATGCCGGCTGTGCTGCTCGGGTGGGAACAGGGCGCTGATCTGGTCGAGATCGATGTTTATTTGAGCAAAGATCAAGAAGTTGTGCTGCTGCATGACAAGACGACCAAACGGACAACCGGAGTTGATCGACCTGTGGCGGAGCAGACGTGGGCAGAGCTTTCGACACAGGATGCCGGTGCCTGGAAATCTCCGAGTTATGCGGGGACAAAGATTCCTCGACTGGCTGAAGCGTTGGCAAGCATTCCGCAAGGCAAACGCATGCTGGTGGAGGTGAAGTGCGGGCCGGAGATTGTGCCTTATTTGAAGCAGGAGTTTGCGAAGTCGGGGCAGCCACCCGAAGCGATCGTCGTGATCTGTTTTCAGGCCGCAGTGTGTCAGGCTGTCCGAGAGCAGATTCCTGAGCATCAGGTGTATTATCTGGCCGATATCAAGAAGCCGAAAAATGGTGATAAATCTCCACCGACGGCTGAAGAGCTCGTGCAAACGGCCAGACGGTTAGGTGTTCACGGTGTTGATCTTTCGGCGACCACCGACATCGACCAGAAGTTTGTCGAGACCATTCGTCAGGCTGGTCTCGAAATGCATGTCTGGACAGTTGATGATCCTGAGTTGGCGCGGGCCATGTGTGAAGCGGGGGTGGACAGCATCACCACCAATCGACCGGCATTTCTGCGTGCAGAACTGGCTAAACCTGCTGCGAAGTGA
- a CDS encoding alpha/beta hydrolase family protein, translated as MKSLLFYLFSLLVFANSLLSTAIQAETLPPLVNGKVPANLDELWADFDPRKEPLEVELLKEWEQDGAVCRLVRFQVGVFKGAPAKVAAFYAFPQGGQKLPALLSIHGGGQSAGFDSVLKDTVRGYASMSINWGGNPLNFGRAVVKYEGPQTDWGQLDATHPPQRNKANHFVSELTPDEYTLDAVVSPRNSNWFLVLMAARRAITFLESQPEIDGSLIGVYGHSMGGKLTTNLAAIDKRVRVAVPSCGGAGDLTELQADLPGGLKTKLSAMKLACVSDNAYIPRLTCPVLWLSPTNDFHAHIDNMAWNWREVPDERFRLSISPHFNHRHTKEHEVTQFLWFEEHLKGAFKMPETPQIELQLKTQDGVPLVTVVPDGSQAVQNVAIYYALDPHELTRFWRDARAEKSGGQWHARCPVMSLDQPLFFYADVTYELPGGYRTVSRKYQLPDTYNLSSRVLSSGPAELKAAGVTVTDSPERLIDDGARGWHDWYQINWDHPPLWSVSTRKLKDVKWRGPNGAKLMFDIRCHTDNSLVVSVHCNEWGAYEPGKPAVSYSVIKPLQGSTDWQTVVVSLEELAVTDPKYSMPIHDWQSVCELSISPAGQTTRSGQLVKVEAKAWEGPREIRNLRWEGGEYSRNRMSNSALAPAEHEKAFNEAIKKSLQQEEAARKGK; from the coding sequence ATGAAATCCTTGCTGTTCTATCTATTTAGCCTTTTGGTGTTTGCGAACTCTTTGTTATCGACGGCAATTCAGGCCGAGACGTTGCCGCCTCTTGTGAATGGAAAAGTGCCCGCCAATCTGGATGAACTTTGGGCAGACTTCGATCCTCGCAAAGAGCCTTTGGAAGTCGAGCTTCTCAAGGAATGGGAGCAGGATGGCGCGGTGTGTCGCCTGGTGCGATTTCAGGTTGGTGTTTTCAAAGGTGCACCGGCAAAAGTGGCGGCGTTTTATGCATTTCCTCAGGGAGGGCAGAAGTTACCGGCACTGCTCTCGATCCATGGCGGGGGACAATCGGCCGGCTTTGACAGCGTGCTGAAAGATACCGTGCGCGGTTACGCGAGCATGTCGATTAACTGGGGAGGCAACCCCTTGAACTTTGGCCGAGCGGTCGTGAAGTATGAGGGGCCTCAAACCGATTGGGGTCAACTGGATGCCACACACCCGCCGCAGCGGAACAAAGCGAATCACTTTGTGAGTGAGTTGACGCCTGACGAATACACGCTGGATGCGGTGGTATCGCCGCGGAACAGTAACTGGTTCCTGGTGTTGATGGCCGCCAGGCGTGCGATCACATTCCTCGAATCACAACCAGAAATCGATGGTTCGCTGATTGGAGTTTACGGGCATTCCATGGGCGGCAAGCTCACGACGAATCTTGCGGCTATCGACAAGCGGGTCCGGGTGGCTGTGCCCTCTTGTGGTGGTGCGGGTGATCTCACTGAGTTGCAGGCCGACTTGCCGGGAGGGCTGAAAACGAAACTATCAGCGATGAAACTCGCATGCGTTTCGGACAACGCCTACATCCCGCGACTGACATGTCCGGTGCTGTGGCTTTCGCCGACCAACGACTTCCATGCACATATTGACAACATGGCCTGGAACTGGCGAGAGGTCCCTGATGAGCGGTTCCGCCTGAGCATTTCGCCACATTTCAATCACCGCCACACCAAAGAACATGAAGTCACACAGTTCCTGTGGTTTGAGGAGCACTTGAAGGGTGCCTTCAAAATGCCGGAAACGCCCCAAATCGAATTGCAGTTGAAGACCCAGGATGGCGTACCGCTGGTTACGGTTGTGCCTGATGGATCGCAAGCAGTGCAGAATGTGGCCATTTACTATGCTCTCGATCCGCACGAACTGACACGGTTCTGGCGAGATGCCAGGGCCGAGAAAAGTGGCGGGCAATGGCACGCGAGGTGTCCAGTGATGAGTCTGGACCAGCCCCTCTTCTTCTATGCGGATGTGACGTATGAGTTGCCCGGCGGCTATCGCACGGTCTCCAGGAAATACCAACTGCCCGATACCTACAACCTCAGTTCGCGGGTCCTTTCTTCGGGGCCTGCTGAGCTGAAAGCGGCTGGTGTGACGGTGACGGACTCTCCGGAAAGGCTGATTGATGATGGAGCACGCGGGTGGCACGACTGGTATCAGATCAACTGGGATCATCCGCCGCTCTGGAGTGTCTCGACGCGTAAGCTGAAGGATGTCAAATGGCGTGGGCCGAACGGTGCCAAACTGATGTTCGACATTCGTTGCCATACAGATAACTCGCTGGTCGTGAGTGTGCACTGTAACGAGTGGGGCGCTTATGAGCCGGGCAAGCCCGCCGTAAGTTACAGCGTGATCAAGCCCTTGCAGGGTTCGACCGACTGGCAGACGGTTGTCGTGAGTCTGGAGGAATTGGCGGTCACTGACCCGAAATACTCCATGCCAATTCATGACTGGCAGTCAGTCTGTGAGTTGAGCATCAGTCCTGCCGGACAGACGACCAGATCCGGGCAATTGGTCAAAGTCGAAGCTAAGGCCTGGGAGGGGCCGCGCGAGATCCGCAATCTGCGCTGGGAAGGTGGCGAGTATTCCAGGAACCGGATGTCTAACTCGGCTCTCGCACCTGCTGAGCATGAGAAAGCTTTCAACGAGGCGATCAAGAAATCGCTTCAACAGGAGGAGGCGGCCCGCAAAGGGAAATGA
- a CDS encoding class I SAM-dependent methyltransferase, producing MGLGTLWNRLTGPKGSIRSLGSARSWGSAAGSTRLFGRRGVAEEYLCGEGIEIGALHNPLKVPAAARVTYVDRMSYDDLIRAYPTMANKGIVRPAIIDNGETLATLANESQDFVIANHMIEHAEDPVSVIENFLRVVKPGGVIYLTIPDMRGTFDRHRPETTVEHLLRDYREGPAWSRRDHFVEYARLVDQVTEPAALEAHVEHLIRTEFNIHYHCWSQRGMWAWLSALQMELKFPFDVEFYLHRKSTKGEGEGIFILKKHLQNAYQQSIAN from the coding sequence ATGGGTCTGGGCACTTTATGGAATCGTCTGACTGGGCCAAAGGGTTCCATCCGATCATTGGGTTCTGCCAGGTCATGGGGATCTGCGGCGGGATCAACCCGGCTGTTTGGCCGGCGAGGAGTGGCCGAAGAGTACCTGTGTGGCGAAGGGATCGAGATTGGTGCTTTGCACAATCCCCTCAAGGTGCCAGCCGCTGCCCGCGTGACCTATGTGGATCGGATGTCGTATGACGATCTGATTCGCGCCTATCCAACCATGGCTAATAAGGGGATCGTGCGCCCGGCGATCATTGACAATGGCGAGACGTTGGCGACGTTGGCGAATGAATCGCAGGATTTTGTGATTGCCAACCACATGATTGAGCATGCCGAAGATCCGGTCTCGGTGATCGAAAACTTCTTGCGTGTCGTGAAGCCAGGGGGCGTGATTTATCTGACGATCCCGGATATGCGGGGTACGTTTGATCGGCATCGGCCGGAGACAACTGTCGAGCATCTGTTGCGCGACTATCGGGAAGGTCCGGCCTGGTCGCGACGAGATCACTTTGTCGAGTATGCCCGGCTCGTTGATCAGGTGACGGAACCAGCGGCACTTGAGGCGCATGTCGAACATCTGATTCGAACTGAGTTCAACATTCATTATCACTGCTGGTCACAGCGGGGGATGTGGGCGTGGCTGAGTGCCCTGCAGATGGAGCTCAAGTTCCCTTTTGATGTCGAGTTCTATCTGCATCGAAAGTCGACGAAAGGTGAGGGCGAAGGGATCTTTATTCTGAAGAAGCATCTCCAAAACGCATACCAGCAATCGATTGCGAATTAA
- a CDS encoding sulfatase: MNQRRLTRIVSGLCLLFASLIWILTTSPTPVVLAQITPETSADTTSAALADRPNIIVIMVDDLGWRDTSIYGSKSSRTPQIDALAARGVIFTQAYSSSSLDEPSQASFLTGKWPARLKLTQSRELNPGEILEPSLPQTALSHISMVTPTSRTQLPGDELTAAEILQTAGYATAFMGEWNLGENTSQPENQGFSHFVRSSPLTSQPQLAGQHTDDLLTQQAINWMETNSKEPFFLNLWYQSVGAPFQAPSGDIPPARTSADPSQDPQHAPVMAAMIAALDQRVGLIVAALERLQLTQSTIIVFTSDNGGNMTNTIEGDLLTSNRPLRGGKGSMYEGGSRVPLIIVWPGVATPARTCDDVVSAVDLLPTLVDMAHGTIPAGHQIDGVTLKPALTGAAGFDRGAIFHHYPHYNPTTGTTPAISVRSENMKLIRFFGGHVTQTDRIEVYDLQNDPGERINLARSRRDEIVRMTNLIQNFLKETSALVPQKNPNFERPQQGWATGADAEVEDGELVLKRSGDRPILFETYDVPHVNRQLRLRLPLKTSSRMEGRVMWSTASEPSFTQNRQVKFAVTQKGEWETHEITLPVQDLLTGIRIEFGKGDSDLSLGWIRAELIDGNLVKEWQFGEVESE; the protein is encoded by the coding sequence ACCTCGGCAGCCCTCGCCGACCGCCCCAATATAATCGTCATCATGGTCGATGACCTCGGCTGGCGAGACACCTCCATCTACGGCAGCAAATCTTCCCGCACTCCTCAAATCGATGCCCTCGCCGCTCGCGGCGTCATCTTCACTCAAGCCTACTCGAGCAGTTCGCTCGATGAACCCAGCCAGGCCAGCTTCCTCACTGGCAAATGGCCCGCACGTCTGAAGCTCACTCAATCGCGCGAACTCAACCCGGGCGAAATTCTCGAACCCTCCCTGCCACAGACCGCCCTTTCCCATATCTCGATGGTCACCCCGACATCACGCACTCAACTCCCTGGCGATGAACTCACAGCGGCAGAGATTCTTCAAACCGCAGGCTATGCCACCGCTTTCATGGGCGAATGGAACCTGGGCGAAAACACTTCTCAGCCAGAAAATCAGGGCTTTTCCCACTTCGTCCGCAGTTCGCCGCTCACCAGTCAGCCGCAACTCGCCGGTCAACACACTGATGATCTGCTGACACAACAGGCCATCAACTGGATGGAAACCAATTCCAAGGAACCCTTCTTTCTGAATCTGTGGTATCAATCGGTCGGTGCACCTTTTCAAGCTCCATCTGGGGATATTCCGCCGGCACGCACATCGGCAGACCCCTCTCAAGATCCACAACATGCCCCGGTCATGGCCGCCATGATCGCGGCACTCGACCAGCGCGTCGGCCTCATTGTCGCCGCACTGGAGCGACTCCAGCTCACGCAGAGCACCATCATCGTTTTCACCTCCGATAACGGTGGCAACATGACCAACACGATCGAAGGCGACCTCCTCACCAGCAATCGACCGCTCCGTGGTGGCAAAGGCTCGATGTATGAAGGGGGCAGTCGCGTCCCCCTCATCATCGTCTGGCCCGGCGTCGCCACTCCTGCTCGCACCTGCGACGACGTCGTCAGTGCTGTGGATCTCCTCCCGACCCTGGTCGATATGGCGCACGGCACCATCCCCGCAGGTCATCAGATTGATGGCGTCACTCTGAAACCCGCACTCACAGGGGCCGCAGGTTTTGATCGCGGGGCCATTTTTCATCACTACCCGCACTACAACCCCACGACAGGGACCACACCTGCGATCTCTGTTCGCAGTGAAAATATGAAGCTGATTCGCTTCTTCGGTGGTCATGTCACCCAGACAGACCGCATTGAAGTCTACGACCTGCAGAATGATCCCGGCGAGCGCATTAACCTCGCACGCTCACGCCGGGATGAAATCGTACGCATGACGAACCTCATTCAGAACTTTCTCAAAGAAACCAGCGCATTGGTTCCGCAGAAAAATCCGAACTTTGAAAGACCGCAACAAGGCTGGGCGACTGGTGCCGATGCCGAAGTCGAAGATGGCGAGCTGGTTCTCAAGCGTTCCGGAGATCGACCCATTCTCTTCGAAACGTACGACGTACCGCATGTGAATCGCCAACTGCGCCTGCGCCTGCCACTTAAGACTTCGTCCCGCATGGAAGGGCGTGTCATGTGGTCAACTGCCAGCGAGCCAAGCTTTACGCAAAACCGGCAGGTCAAGTTTGCGGTCACTCAGAAAGGTGAATGGGAAACTCACGAGATCACCTTGCCAGTTCAAGACCTGCTCACAGGGATCCGCATCGAGTTCGGCAAAGGAGACAGCGACCTCTCTCTCGGCTGGATCCGGGCCGAACTCATCGATGGCAATCTCGTCAAAGAATGGCAGTTCGGCGAAGTCGAATCTGAGTAA